Proteins encoded together in one Polaribacter reichenbachii window:
- a CDS encoding heavy metal translocating P-type ATPase encodes MNSTHCYHCGDSCENEDIKIDDKIFCCNGCKTVYEIFSENDLTCYYDFQENPGAIPTEIQGKYDFLDNKEIIEKLLEFNDDNTQIITLYIPHIHCSSCIWVLENLNKLNSKISTSQVDFPKKTVRISYNANLTSLKEIVLLLSSIGYEPYISLEDYETGKKKVDRSLIYKLGIAGFAFGNVMFLSFPEYFEVDGFWLEKYKNIFRWLMFLFSLPVVFYAANDYFISAFKGLRSKILNIDVPIALGISVLFIRSSIEIIFDLGTGFFDSLTGLVFFLLLGKFFQQKTYNFLSFERDYKSYFPIAVTRILSNKKEENVQIYDVEKGDRLLIRNQELIPVDGILINGNAQIDYSFVTGEAEPVAKKSGDKLFAGGKQLSGILEMEVLSSVSQSYLTQLWSNDVFKNDKTSSFKTLTDKISKNFTIIVLSIAFISTAFWLFFDASKALNVFTAVLIIACPCAIALAAPFTLGNLLRIFGKQKFYLKNATVIEQLASIDSIIFDKTGTLTTNKESTISYDGIALNQQEKRILKSSLRASNHPLSRTLYNSFDDIEALELDDYNEFLGKGIESKYQDNKLKLGSASFLNSEDKIATFDTSVHINFNDLYKGKFTFKNNYRSGVKSIFNTFKKNYDLAVVSGDNEGEKKYLTDFLPKETTFLFNQKPNDKLEVVKAQQKSLKKVAMIGDGLNDAGALAQSDVGIALSENINVFSPACDAILDASQFHKIEAFFKASKKAITIIKYCFVLSLCYNVVGLYFAISGQLMPVIAAILMPLSSISIVIFTTISTNILGKKLNKSHANK; translated from the coding sequence ATGAATAGTACACATTGTTATCATTGTGGAGATTCTTGTGAAAATGAAGACATAAAAATTGATGATAAAATTTTCTGTTGCAATGGTTGTAAAACCGTTTATGAAATTTTTTCTGAAAATGATTTAACTTGTTACTACGACTTTCAAGAAAACCCAGGTGCAATTCCAACTGAAATACAAGGAAAATATGATTTCTTAGACAATAAAGAAATCATAGAAAAATTGTTAGAATTTAATGACGATAATACCCAAATTATAACCTTATATATACCTCATATACATTGTAGTTCTTGTATTTGGGTTTTAGAAAATCTGAACAAATTAAATTCTAAAATAAGTACATCTCAGGTAGATTTTCCTAAAAAAACAGTTCGAATTTCTTACAATGCAAATTTAACTTCACTTAAAGAAATTGTACTTTTATTAAGCTCAATTGGTTATGAACCTTACATAAGTTTAGAAGATTACGAAACAGGTAAAAAGAAGGTTGATAGAAGTTTAATTTACAAACTAGGAATTGCTGGTTTTGCCTTTGGTAACGTAATGTTTTTATCTTTTCCTGAGTATTTTGAGGTGGATGGTTTTTGGTTAGAAAAGTATAAAAATATCTTTAGATGGTTAATGTTTTTGTTTTCTTTACCTGTAGTTTTTTATGCTGCAAACGATTATTTTATTTCTGCTTTTAAAGGATTACGTTCTAAAATTTTAAATATTGATGTTCCTATTGCACTAGGTATTTCTGTACTTTTTATAAGAAGTTCTATTGAAATTATTTTCGATTTAGGAACTGGTTTTTTCGATAGTTTAACAGGTTTGGTTTTCTTTTTATTATTAGGTAAATTCTTTCAGCAAAAAACTTATAATTTCTTGTCTTTTGAACGTGATTATAAATCGTATTTTCCTATTGCTGTAACCAGAATTTTATCAAACAAAAAAGAAGAAAACGTACAAATTTATGATGTTGAAAAGGGAGATAGACTCTTAATTAGAAATCAAGAATTAATACCCGTAGACGGAATTTTAATCAACGGAAATGCACAAATAGATTACAGTTTTGTAACGGGTGAAGCAGAACCTGTTGCTAAAAAATCTGGAGATAAATTATTTGCTGGTGGTAAGCAATTATCAGGCATTTTAGAAATGGAAGTTTTGTCTTCTGTTTCGCAAAGTTATTTAACACAATTGTGGAGTAATGATGTTTTTAAGAATGATAAAACATCTTCTTTTAAAACCTTAACAGATAAAATCAGTAAAAATTTTACGATTATTGTTTTATCAATTGCATTTATTTCAACAGCTTTTTGGTTGTTTTTTGATGCAAGCAAAGCATTAAATGTATTTACAGCTGTGCTAATTATTGCTTGTCCTTGTGCAATTGCTTTGGCAGCACCTTTTACTTTAGGTAATTTATTACGCATTTTTGGTAAGCAAAAATTCTATTTAAAAAACGCAACTGTAATTGAGCAATTAGCAAGTATAGATTCAATAATTTTTGATAAAACTGGTACATTAACTACCAACAAAGAAAGCACAATTTCTTATGATGGAATTGCTTTAAATCAGCAAGAAAAAAGGATTTTAAAAAGCAGCTTAAGAGCTTCTAATCATCCTTTAAGTAGAACCTTATATAATTCTTTTGATGATATAGAAGCTTTAGAATTAGATGATTATAATGAGTTTTTGGGTAAAGGTATTGAGAGTAAATATCAAGACAATAAGCTTAAATTAGGTTCAGCTTCTTTTTTAAACAGCGAAGATAAAATAGCAACTTTTGATACTTCTGTTCACATTAATTTTAATGATCTTTATAAAGGGAAGTTTACATTTAAAAACAATTATAGAAGTGGTGTAAAATCAATTTTTAATACATTTAAAAAGAATTATGATTTGGCTGTTGTTTCTGGAGATAATGAAGGAGAAAAGAAATATTTAACCGATTTTTTACCAAAAGAGACTACTTTTTTGTTCAATCAAAAACCAAATGATAAATTAGAGGTAGTTAAAGCACAACAAAAATCATTAAAAAAAGTAGCAATGATTGGTGATGGTTTAAATGATGCAGGAGCTCTAGCACAAAGTGATGTAGGTATTGCTTTATCAGAGAATATAAATGTATTTTCACCTGCTTGCGATGCTATTTTAGATGCTTCTCAATTTCATAAAATAGAAGCTTTCTTTAAAGCATCTAAAAAAGCGATAACCATAATAAAATACTGTTTTGTATTATCGCTTTGTTACAATGTTGTTGGCTTATATTTTGCCATTTCGGGTCAGTTAATGCCAGTAATTGCAGCAATATTAATGCCTTTAAGCTCAATAAGCATTGTGATTTTTACAACTATTTCTACGAATATATTAGGAAAAAAATTAAATAAAAGTCATGCAAATAAATAA
- a CDS encoding Crp/Fnr family transcriptional regulator, which translates to MSKCEQCIVRQFNSLKHLNKEELMRMSNCKTSKIIKKGESLFEEGEHINGVFCIKDGICKVSKMSENGKNQIINLVKRGDLIGERSLISDEVSNLNAIALNDLEVCFIPKKEIIRDLEKNPDFTFDVLKTMAGSLKKADNLIVDMAQKTVKQRLAETLLKLQEKFGTTKEGIINIHLSREEIANIIGTATESAIRLLSNLKKKDIIVFKGKDIKIINYKELEKISHGF; encoded by the coding sequence ATGAGTAAATGTGAACAATGTATTGTACGTCAATTTAATTCTTTAAAACACCTTAATAAAGAAGAATTAATGCGAATGTCTAATTGTAAAACTTCTAAAATTATAAAAAAAGGTGAATCTTTATTTGAAGAAGGAGAACACATAAATGGAGTTTTTTGTATTAAAGATGGTATTTGTAAGGTTTCTAAAATGAGTGAAAATGGTAAAAACCAGATTATAAACTTAGTAAAAAGAGGCGATTTAATTGGTGAAAGAAGTTTAATTTCGGATGAAGTTTCTAATTTAAACGCTATTGCATTAAACGATTTAGAAGTTTGTTTTATACCTAAAAAAGAAATTATTAGAGACCTAGAAAAAAATCCTGATTTTACTTTTGATGTTTTAAAGACAATGGCTGGTTCTTTGAAAAAAGCAGATAATTTAATTGTAGATATGGCTCAAAAAACCGTAAAACAACGTTTGGCTGAAACTTTATTAAAACTACAAGAAAAATTTGGAACTACTAAAGAAGGTATTATAAACATTCACTTATCTAGAGAAGAAATTGCTAATATTATTGGTACAGCAACAGAATCTGCAATTCGTTTATTATCAAACTTAAAAAAGAAAGACATTATAGTTTTTAAAGGTAAAGACATTAAAATTATAAACTATAAAGAACTCGAAAAAATTTCTCACGGCTTTTAA